The following proteins are encoded in a genomic region of Prionailurus viverrinus isolate Anna chromosome E3, UM_Priviv_1.0, whole genome shotgun sequence:
- the LOC125154020 gene encoding NADPH--cytochrome P450 reductase translates to MGDSNVDASATVSETVAEEVSLFSMTDMILFSLIVGLLTYWFLFRKKKDEVPEFTRIQPVTSSVKDSSFVEKMKKTGRNIIVFYGSQTGTAEEFANRLSKDAHRYGMRGMAADPEEYDLADLGSLPEIENSLAVFCMATYGEGDPTDNAQDFYDWLQETDMDLSGVKYAVFGLGNKTYEHFNAMGKYVDKRLEQLGAQRIFELGMGDDDGNLEEDFITWREQFWPAVCEHFGVEATGEESSIRQYELVVHTDIDVAKVYTGEMGRLKSYENQKPPFDAKNPFLAEVTTNRKLNQGTERHLMHLELDISDSKLRYESGDHVAVYPANDSALVSQLGKILGADLDVIMSLNNLDEESNKKHPFPCPTSYRTALTYYLDITNPPRTNVLYELAQYASEPSEQEHLRKMASSSGQGKELYLSWVVEARRHILAILQDYPSLRPPIDHLCELLPRLQARYYSIASSSKVHPNSVHICAVAVEYETKSGRINKGVATSWLRAKEPAGENGRRALVPMFVRKSQFRLPFKATTPVIMVGPGTGVAPFIGFIQERAWLRQQGKDVGETLLYYGCRRSDEDYLYREELTQFHKDGSLTQLNVAFSREQPHKVYVQHLLKRDKEHLWKLIHEGGAHIYVCGDARNMARDVQNTFYDIVAEVGAMEHAQAVDYIKKLMTKGRYSLDVWS, encoded by the exons GACCTCCTCTGTCAAAGACAGCAGCTTTGTGGAAAAGATGAAGAAGACG GGCAGGAACATCATCGTGTTCTACGGCTCCCAGACGGGGACGGCGGAAGAGTTTGCCAACCGCTTGTCCAAGGACGCGCACCGCTACGGGATGCGGGGCATGGCTGCAGACCCCGAGGAGTATGACTTG GCCGACCTGGGCAGCCTGCCGGAGATCGAGAACTCCCTGGCGGTGTTCTGCATGGCCACCTATGGTGAGGGGGACCCCACGGACAACGCACAGGACTTCTACGACTGGCTCCAGGAGACAGATATGGACCTCTCCGGAGTCAAGTATGCG GTGTTTGGTCTCGGGAACAAGACCTACGAGCACTTCAATGCCATGGGCAAGTATGTGGACAAGCGGCTGGAGCAGCTCGGCGCCCAGCGGATCTTCGAGCTGGGGATGGGCGATGACGATGGGAA ccTGGAGGAGGACTTCATCACGTGGCGAGAGCAGTTCTGGCCGGCTGTGTGCGAACACTTTGGGGTGGAAGCCACCGGAGAGGAGTCCAG CATTCGCCAGTACGAGCTCGTGGTCCACACAGACATAGACGTGGCCAAGGTGTACACGGGAGAGATGGGCCGACTGAAGAGCTACGAGAACCAGAAACC CCCCTTTGATGCCAAGAATCCGTTCTTGGCTGAGGTCACCACCAACCGGAAGCTGAACCAGGGAACTGAGCGACACCTCATGCACCTGGAATTAGACATCTCAGACTCCAAACTCAG GTATGAATCTGGGGACCATGTGGCCGTTTACCCAGCCAATGACTCTGCCCTGGTCAGCCAGCTCGGCAAGATCTTGGGTGCTGACCTGGACGTCATCATGTCCCTGAACAATCTGGACG agGAGTCCAACAAGAAgcaccccttcccctgccccacctcgTACCGCACGGCCCTCACCTACTACCTGGACATCACCAACCCGCCACGCACCAATGTGCTCTACGAGCTGGCACAGTACGCCTCGGAGCCCTCTGAGCAGGAGCACTTGCGCAAGATGGCGTCCTCCTCGGGCCAGGGCAAG GAGCTGTACCTGAGCTGGGTGGTGGAAGCTCGGCGGCACATCCTGGCCATCCTGCAGGACTACCCGTCCCTGCGGCCCCCCATCGACCACCTGTGTGAGCTGCTGCCTCGTCTCCAGGCCCGCTACTACTCCATCGCCTCATCCTCCAAG GTCCACCCCAACTCTGTGCACATCTGTGCCGTGGCGGTGGAGTACGAGACCAAGTCTGGCCGCATCAACAAGGGGGTGGCCACCAGCTGGCTACGGGCCAAGGAGCCTGCAGGGGAGAACGGCCGCCGGGCCCTGGTGCCCATGTTTGTGCGCAAGTCCCAGTTCCGCCTGCCCTTCAAGGCCACCACCCCTGTCATCATGGTGGGCCCTGGCACAGGGGTGGCACCCTTCATAGGCTTCATCCAGGAGCGGGCCTGGCTGCGGCAGCAGG GCAAGGACGTGGGGGAGACGCTGCTCTACTACGGCTGCCGCCGGTCTGACGAGGACTATCTGTACCGCGAAGAGCTGACTCAGTTCCACAAGGACGGCTCCCTCACCCAGCTCAACGTGGCCTTCTCTCGGGAGCAGCCCCACAAG gTCTACGTGCAGCACTTACTGAAGAGGGACAAGGAGCACCTGTGGAAGCTGATCCACGAGGGGGGTGCCCACATCTACGTCTGCGG GGATGCTCGAAACATGGCAAGGGATGTGCAGAACACCTTCTACGACATCGTGGCCGAGGTGGGGGCCATGGAGCACGCCCAGGCCGTGGACTACATCAAGAAGCTGATGACCAAGGGCCGCTACTCCCTGGACGTGTGGAGCTAG